A single window of Macadamia integrifolia cultivar HAES 741 unplaced genomic scaffold, SCU_Mint_v3 scaffold205, whole genome shotgun sequence DNA harbors:
- the LOC122065557 gene encoding transcription initiation factor TFIID subunit 10-like: MNQNTPSGEGRHEDDSALSDFLASLMDYTPTIPDELVEHYVAKSGFQCPDVRLIRLVAVATQKFVSEVATDALQQCKARQAAAVKDKREKQQKDKRLILTMEDLSKALREYGVNMKHQEYFADSPSTGMDPASREE; this comes from the exons ATGAATCAGAACACCCCTTCAGGTGAAGGCAGGCACGAGGATGATTCCGCTTTGTCCGACTTCCTCGCTTCTCTGATGGATTACACTCCTACT ATCCCAGATGAACTAGTGGAGCATTACGTCGCCAAGAGCGGCTTCCAGTGTCCCGACGTGCGACT AATAAGGCTGGTAGCTGTTGCTACACAAAAGTTTGTTTCAGAGGTTGCAACTGATGCTCTTCA GCAATGCAAAGCAAGACAGGCAGCAGCAGTcaaagataagagagagaagcagCAGAAG GATAAGCGCCTCATCTTGACAATGGAGGATTTATCCAAAGCACTTCGTGAG TATGGTGTGAATATGAAACACCAAGAATACTTTGCCGACAGCCCTTCAACTGGAATGGATCCTGCTTCAAGAGAGGAGTGA